One window from the genome of Gimesia aquarii encodes:
- a CDS encoding glycosyltransferase family protein, whose protein sequence is MTQTRSRYLAILLVLILAGSLRVALVYLQTDQLQQDRDAYLAIAHNLATGHGYSSSMSTETNEIQPTAFRPPLYPCLLAVIYYLRAVPVGIGIAQIILGILTVWLTWRTAKCLQMEVGGIFAAGIVTTDPVLLQYTAYAMTEVLASFLSILLLYFLISSFSAEKSPTGTKLPVPISFWAGIIWGSAILCRPTYLAFFGVWIAARLTSSLLQRFHIVKIQSSVKQKSEQITYLTLGIILAVSPWLIRNLVVFHSPILTTTHGGYTLLLGNNPVFYQEVVQKPWGTVWSGKSLHTWQKSLDEQITQQVPAIKSEQERDRWMYQRAKQNISKQPEQFVQSCILRFKRFWNVSPLTHSTLTAKPLINWIIAGYYSLVLIGCFGGLFMVIWNKEKKWAPLVLLIFSFTLVHLFYWTNMRMRAPLVPAIALLSIYGWSQIVRFFKFARPSKASQNDRHNNR, encoded by the coding sequence GTGACACAAACTAGAAGTCGCTATTTAGCAATACTGCTGGTTCTCATTCTCGCGGGTAGCCTGCGTGTGGCTCTCGTCTATTTACAGACTGATCAGTTACAGCAGGACCGGGACGCCTATCTTGCGATCGCCCATAATTTGGCAACTGGGCATGGTTATTCATCCAGTATGAGTACAGAAACAAACGAGATTCAGCCGACAGCGTTTCGCCCTCCACTTTATCCCTGTTTGCTTGCGGTAATTTATTATCTCAGAGCGGTACCTGTTGGCATTGGTATCGCTCAAATCATTCTGGGAATACTTACTGTCTGGTTGACCTGGCGAACAGCAAAATGTCTACAAATGGAAGTGGGTGGAATATTCGCTGCTGGGATTGTCACTACCGACCCTGTTCTGCTGCAATATACAGCATATGCCATGACTGAGGTACTTGCCTCATTCCTATCGATCCTACTGCTGTACTTTCTGATCTCCAGCTTCTCAGCAGAAAAGTCTCCAACAGGTACAAAGTTGCCAGTTCCCATTTCCTTCTGGGCAGGTATTATCTGGGGGTCAGCGATCCTCTGCCGCCCCACTTATCTGGCTTTTTTCGGTGTCTGGATCGCCGCTCGATTAACGAGTTCTCTTCTACAACGATTCCACATTGTTAAAATCCAATCATCTGTAAAGCAGAAATCAGAGCAGATAACCTATCTCACACTGGGTATCATACTCGCAGTCTCTCCCTGGTTGATACGGAACCTCGTAGTCTTCCACTCTCCCATACTGACGACAACTCATGGCGGTTACACACTTTTACTGGGAAATAATCCGGTCTTCTATCAAGAGGTTGTTCAAAAACCATGGGGAACGGTCTGGTCTGGTAAAAGTTTACACACCTGGCAAAAAAGTCTGGATGAGCAAATCACTCAACAAGTGCCAGCAATCAAATCAGAGCAGGAACGAGACCGTTGGATGTACCAGCGCGCAAAACAAAATATTTCCAAACAACCTGAGCAATTTGTACAGTCTTGTATTCTTCGATTCAAACGTTTTTGGAATGTCTCTCCACTTACACATTCTACCTTAACCGCCAAGCCTCTCATCAACTGGATCATTGCCGGATATTATTCTCTGGTTCTCATTGGCTGTTTCGGTGGTCTCTTCATGGTAATATGGAATAAAGAAAAAAAATGGGCACCACTAGTTTTGCTGATATTTAGTTTTACTCTCGTCCATCTCTTCTATTGGACCAACATGAGAATGCGTGCTCCACTTGTTCCGGCAATTGCTTTGTTAAGCATATATGGCTGGTCTCAAATCGTTCGATTTTTCAAATTCGCCAGACCAAGCAAAGCCTCTCAAAATGATCGTCATAACAATAGATAG
- a CDS encoding efflux RND transporter permease subunit — protein MWSFLMSSHPRRWLESLVDRLYNLRWGLLLISLILTGVAIFPASQLTFEQSIESLYAEDDQHLLDYLESKSLFGGDEFIFVAYSTPDLLEPEGLLEVRRYAKELSKIPGVNTEVSQNLADALSPPKLNFFLRALIRRKRDELTELFRGVLIGDDNQTTAIVLRLLPESESPVSRAKTFQMIRKMANAHTPVAYVVGEPIQVHDMFRYVEEDGEILFKVSLGLLALVLFLLFRRLRWVMLPLLVVICSILWTEALLVLGHFQLSMVSSMLNSLVTIIGIATVAHVAVHFQELQRSNISRPRAIRQTMVELLPAIFWTCATTAAGFASLLSSEIAPVRSFGIMMAIGTMMVLLAAIVLLPGGISLGHLSAPLKHSSERGLERLLKKVCIGTEHYPKTLLGIASLFVVLAGGGFYRLQIETDFSKNFRESSDIVQALDFVETRLGGASTWEVNFPAPSKLDEAFLERVRALAEDLKKVNHPDKKQLTKVISITDTLDFVPKNPFASDPVKSKLDQLKKLQPDFESSLYNPEKGRMRLVLRALERQSAEEKLSLIHKVDTLAKKHFPGSEVKQPANDSKTKPAESGKAAGIFILLAYLIDSLLKDQLFSFLLAGASILTMMTIAFRSLKIGMISMVPNLFPIVLVVGAMGWFGLPLNIGTAMIASVSMGLTTDSSIHFITGFLRERSRGASITDALRRTHKSVGRAIIFATCALVAGFSVLTLSHFIPLIYFGALVSVAMIGGMFGSLILLPILLRLFYSDHLESAA, from the coding sequence ATGTGGTCTTTCCTTATGAGTAGTCACCCGCGGCGATGGCTTGAATCATTGGTAGATCGTCTCTACAACCTGCGCTGGGGCTTACTTTTAATCTCTTTGATCTTGACAGGCGTCGCTATTTTCCCGGCCTCTCAACTTACCTTCGAACAATCAATCGAGTCTCTCTACGCCGAGGATGACCAGCACTTGCTGGACTATCTGGAGAGTAAATCATTATTCGGAGGCGATGAATTTATCTTTGTTGCCTATTCAACGCCTGATTTATTAGAACCGGAAGGCCTGCTAGAAGTTCGGCGTTATGCTAAAGAACTAAGCAAGATACCGGGTGTAAATACTGAAGTCTCTCAAAATCTGGCAGACGCACTTTCCCCCCCTAAGTTAAACTTTTTTCTTCGTGCCCTGATTCGTCGAAAAAGAGATGAACTAACGGAATTATTTCGGGGTGTTCTCATCGGCGATGACAATCAGACAACGGCCATTGTTTTGCGTTTATTACCGGAGAGTGAATCTCCGGTCTCCCGTGCAAAAACTTTTCAAATGATTCGCAAGATGGCGAATGCTCATACGCCCGTGGCTTACGTTGTCGGTGAACCCATTCAGGTGCACGATATGTTTCGCTATGTGGAGGAAGATGGCGAAATCCTTTTTAAAGTCTCCCTTGGTCTATTGGCATTGGTTTTGTTTCTTTTGTTTCGACGTTTGCGCTGGGTGATGTTACCTTTACTGGTTGTAATCTGTTCCATTTTGTGGACTGAGGCACTTTTAGTTTTAGGTCATTTCCAGTTGAGTATGGTTAGTTCCATGCTCAATTCTCTGGTTACTATTATTGGGATCGCGACGGTAGCACATGTTGCTGTTCATTTTCAGGAATTACAACGTAGCAATATCTCACGGCCACGAGCGATTCGACAGACGATGGTGGAGTTGTTACCAGCAATTTTTTGGACTTGTGCTACTACAGCGGCTGGTTTCGCTTCATTGCTTTCAAGTGAAATTGCACCTGTCAGAAGTTTTGGAATCATGATGGCCATCGGAACAATGATGGTGCTCCTCGCAGCGATCGTTTTGTTACCGGGAGGAATATCCTTAGGTCATCTAAGTGCACCTCTTAAACATTCCTCTGAACGTGGTCTGGAGCGATTACTGAAGAAAGTTTGTATTGGTACCGAGCATTATCCAAAAACACTATTGGGAATTGCTTCTCTGTTCGTCGTACTGGCGGGCGGGGGATTTTATCGTTTGCAGATTGAAACTGATTTCAGCAAAAACTTTCGAGAGTCAAGTGATATCGTGCAGGCACTCGATTTTGTCGAGACACGATTAGGAGGCGCTTCGACCTGGGAAGTCAATTTTCCGGCACCATCTAAGCTGGATGAAGCTTTTTTAGAGCGTGTACGAGCCTTAGCAGAAGATCTGAAAAAGGTAAATCATCCAGACAAAAAACAGTTAACCAAAGTGATTTCGATTACTGATACACTTGACTTTGTACCAAAAAATCCTTTTGCCTCTGACCCAGTAAAATCTAAACTGGACCAACTCAAAAAATTACAGCCCGATTTTGAAAGCAGTCTTTATAATCCCGAAAAAGGAAGAATGCGACTCGTGTTGCGGGCCTTAGAACGCCAGTCTGCTGAGGAAAAGTTATCCTTGATTCACAAAGTCGATACTCTCGCTAAAAAACATTTTCCCGGTTCTGAAGTCAAACAGCCGGCTAATGATTCAAAGACAAAACCTGCAGAATCAGGTAAAGCGGCCGGAATTTTTATACTACTGGCTTATCTGATTGACAGTCTGTTGAAAGATCAGTTATTCAGCTTTCTGTTAGCTGGTGCCAGTATTCTGACAATGATGACGATTGCATTTCGCAGCTTGAAAATAGGTATGATTTCCATGGTTCCGAACTTGTTCCCCATCGTATTAGTAGTGGGGGCAATGGGCTGGTTTGGATTGCCCTTAAATATTGGTACAGCGATGATCGCCAGCGTCTCAATGGGGCTCACAACCGATTCCAGTATTCACTTTATTACAGGCTTTCTAAGAGAACGTTCGCGTGGTGCATCAATTACAGATGCTTTGCGGCGAACTCATAAGAGTGTCGGTCGGGCGATTATCTTTGCGACATGCGCGCTGGTAGCCGGGTTTAGTGTGCTCACTCTGTCACATTTCATTCCACTGATCTATTTTGGTGCGCTGGTTAGCGTTGCCATGATCGGTGGTATGTTTGGTTCCCTGATTTTATTACCTATTTTATTACGGCTGTTTTATTCTGATCACTTAGAATCAGCTGCGTAG
- a CDS encoding citrate/2-methylcitrate synthase, whose amino-acid sequence MERHPYRPGLSGIIATETEISQVQDGLTYRGYPIEELAKEASFIEVTYLLLQGELPSHEQLADFQTLLIETGNLPKPVIAAIQAIPPHIEMMEVIRTGISLLSHFDPQMEYGVFMSEVANAQYLLAMLPQLISYRYHQVHNLNPVEPNFHHSYAGSFWYMLKGEEPSQLEEEAFNAALITYADYGLAPSTFAARVVASTGSPLYSAVCSAIGSINGLLHCSSGAGVLDALQESIFSGNPEEWVCQEIAKGKRVLGFQASHHKPRDPRSAVLKEYCWQLADALGQKEMESAADTIEEIMLKVQKVHPRIEWHASRLLHYLGFEPELFMPIFTVSRLAGWVAHIIEQSENNHLFQPLSRYVGMDQRKYKPLPLRS is encoded by the coding sequence ATGGAACGTCACCCTTATCGCCCCGGTTTATCTGGGATCATTGCCACAGAAACTGAGATTTCTCAAGTTCAAGATGGCTTAACTTATCGGGGTTATCCCATTGAAGAGTTGGCTAAGGAAGCTTCTTTTATTGAAGTCACCTATCTTCTCTTACAAGGTGAGCTCCCCAGCCATGAGCAATTAGCCGACTTTCAAACGTTGCTGATTGAAACAGGCAATTTACCCAAGCCCGTTATCGCCGCTATTCAGGCCATCCCTCCCCATATAGAGATGATGGAAGTGATTCGAACCGGCATCAGTTTATTGTCACACTTCGATCCCCAAATGGAATATGGCGTTTTCATGTCTGAGGTCGCCAATGCACAATATCTTTTAGCAATGTTGCCACAACTAATCTCTTACCGATATCACCAGGTACATAACTTAAATCCGGTTGAACCGAATTTTCATCATTCTTATGCCGGCAGCTTCTGGTACATGTTGAAGGGTGAAGAACCGTCTCAACTGGAAGAAGAAGCATTTAATGCTGCTTTGATTACCTATGCTGATTATGGATTAGCTCCTTCTACTTTTGCAGCGCGTGTAGTCGCTTCAACCGGTAGCCCCCTCTATTCAGCAGTCTGTTCTGCCATTGGTTCGATCAATGGACTATTGCATTGTAGTTCGGGAGCAGGAGTTCTGGATGCCTTGCAAGAATCGATTTTTTCGGGCAACCCTGAAGAATGGGTCTGTCAGGAAATTGCCAAAGGCAAAAGAGTGCTCGGATTTCAAGCGTCGCACCACAAACCAAGAGATCCCCGTTCAGCTGTTCTCAAAGAGTACTGCTGGCAATTGGCAGATGCGCTGGGACAGAAAGAAATGGAATCAGCAGCAGATACGATCGAAGAAATCATGTTGAAAGTTCAGAAAGTTCATCCACGAATTGAGTGGCATGCCAGCCGTCTGCTGCATTACCTTGGATTTGAACCAGAACTATTTATGCCAATCTTTACCGTTTCCCGCCTGGCAGGATGGGTCGCTCATATCATTGAGCAATCAGAAAATAATCACCTTTTTCAGCCTTTGTCACGATACGTTGGTATGGACCAACGAAAGTACAAACCATTGCCACTACGCAGCTGA
- the hemC gene encoding hydroxymethylbilane synthase — MNQTSQQRPLRIATRASRLALWQAHYIADLLKKHSSKRPIEIVHITSEGDRNLTSPLSEFGGVGVFTREVQKAVLDGRADLAVHSLKDLPTEQAAGLQLAGIPERGPLYDVLIFPQDSEPLNGVSELPPNARIGTGSLRRRVQLLNQRTDLQMQEVRGNVETRLKKLDAGEYDALCLAEAGMVRLELLDQRVSLLLTPPEVYPAVGQGALGIECREDDEETGLLLNEISHQPTKAATTAERSLLSFLRAGCHAPIGCLSQLEEDQLQLEAVVLSGDGQERITASASGSLADARKIGVDTAKKLLDSGAGRLISNNDDS, encoded by the coding sequence ATGAACCAGACGTCTCAACAACGTCCTCTGCGAATCGCAACCCGTGCCAGCCGCCTCGCGCTCTGGCAGGCACATTATATTGCAGACTTGCTAAAAAAACATTCCAGCAAACGCCCCATTGAAATTGTTCACATTACATCAGAAGGAGACCGTAACCTGACTTCTCCTTTGTCTGAGTTTGGAGGGGTGGGTGTTTTTACGAGAGAAGTCCAGAAAGCCGTTTTAGATGGCCGAGCCGATCTAGCCGTACATAGTTTGAAGGACCTTCCTACTGAACAGGCAGCAGGATTGCAACTCGCTGGTATTCCAGAACGAGGCCCTCTGTATGACGTCCTGATCTTTCCGCAGGACTCTGAGCCTCTCAACGGTGTGTCTGAACTCCCTCCCAATGCCAGAATTGGAACCGGCAGTTTACGTCGACGGGTACAGTTGCTGAATCAACGAACTGATCTACAGATGCAGGAAGTCCGAGGGAATGTCGAAACGCGGCTTAAAAAACTTGATGCAGGTGAATACGATGCACTCTGCCTAGCTGAAGCCGGCATGGTTCGCCTGGAGTTATTGGATCAGCGTGTATCACTTCTGTTGACTCCACCTGAGGTTTATCCTGCGGTTGGACAAGGTGCACTGGGAATAGAATGCCGTGAAGATGACGAGGAAACCGGTTTGCTTCTCAACGAAATCTCTCATCAACCGACAAAAGCAGCTACAACAGCGGAACGCAGCTTGCTTTCCTTCTTAAGAGCTGGCTGCCATGCCCCGATTGGATGTCTTTCTCAACTCGAAGAAGATCAGCTCCAACTGGAGGCAGTCGTCCTCAGTGGTGATGGCCAGGAACGAATCACTGCCTCTGCCTCGGGTTCATTAGCAGATGCCAGGAAAATCGGTGTTGATACCGCGAAAAAATTACTCGACTCAGGTGCTGGTCGGCTTATCTCAAATAATGACGATTCTTGA